A section of the Stenotrophomonas acidaminiphila genome encodes:
- a CDS encoding methyltransferase, which yields MSITTQVGQALAAEFAIPDVATLTVVATRLLTAIVLGGALGLERESKGRAAGLKTHILVSVGSALFVLAPLQMGISGADVTRVMQGIVSGIGFLGAGAILKQDREERVQGLTTAAGIWMTAAIGMAAGMGMQMVALATTVAALAVVSALPRLMPERRSMAADD from the coding sequence ATGAGCATCACCACACAGGTCGGCCAGGCGCTGGCCGCCGAATTCGCCATACCCGACGTCGCTACCCTGACCGTCGTCGCCACCCGCCTGCTCACCGCCATCGTGCTCGGCGGGGCGCTGGGACTGGAGCGCGAAAGCAAGGGCCGTGCGGCCGGGCTGAAGACCCACATCCTGGTGTCGGTGGGCTCGGCGCTGTTCGTGCTGGCGCCGCTGCAGATGGGCATCAGCGGCGCCGACGTCACCCGGGTCATGCAGGGCATCGTCTCGGGCATCGGCTTCCTGGGTGCCGGCGCCATCCTCAAGCAGGACCGCGAGGAACGGGTGCAGGGCCTGACCACCGCCGCTGGCATCTGGATGACGGCCGCGATCGGCATGGCCGCGGGCATGGGCATGCAGATGGTGGCGCTGGCCACCACCGTGGCCGCGCTGGCGGTGGTCAGCGCGCTGCCGCGGCTGATGCCCGAACGGCGGAGCATGGCCGCCGACGACTGA
- a CDS encoding NUDIX hydrolase, which yields MAAWSDRWDVPAVMYEHEGRLRDTLQDYARRVPEHAQVAAEFLDLLDAQGADPFQRSRLAGHFTGSAWLVSADGQRVLLTHHRKLGRWLQLGGHADGDRDLAAVALREAQEESGLPGLSLQALVPFDLDRHWIPGRGDVPGHWHYDVRYVVRAGTDERFLVSAESLDLAWRAIDAIAADAQADASLRRMALRWLAHAH from the coding sequence ATGGCCGCCTGGTCGGATCGATGGGATGTGCCTGCAGTCATGTACGAACACGAGGGACGCCTGCGCGACACGTTGCAGGACTACGCGCGGCGGGTGCCGGAGCATGCGCAGGTGGCGGCGGAATTCCTGGACCTGCTCGACGCGCAGGGCGCCGACCCGTTCCAGCGCTCGCGCCTTGCCGGCCACTTCACCGGCAGCGCCTGGCTGGTCAGCGCCGATGGCCAGCGGGTGCTGCTGACCCATCACCGCAAGCTGGGGCGCTGGCTGCAGCTGGGCGGGCATGCCGACGGTGACCGCGACCTGGCCGCGGTGGCGCTGCGCGAGGCGCAGGAGGAATCGGGCCTGCCCGGGTTGTCGCTGCAGGCGCTGGTGCCGTTCGATCTTGACCGGCACTGGATTCCCGGGCGCGGCGACGTGCCCGGCCACTGGCACTACGACGTGCGCTACGTGGTGCGCGCCGGCACCGACGAGCGCTTCCTGGTCAGCGCGGAGTCGCTGGACCTGGCATGGCGCGCGATCGATGCCATCGCCGCCGATGCGCAGGCCGACGCCTCGCTGCGGCGCATGGCGCTGCGCTGGCTGGCGCACGCGCACTGA
- a CDS encoding imidazole glycerol phosphate synthase subunit HisF → MLSRRIIPCLDVRDGRVVKGVRFRDHVDMGDIAELALRYRDQGADELVFYDISASPEGRSVDRAWIERVARLIDIPFCVAGGIRDVETARGILNAGADKISINTPALERPALIGELAGAFGQQCVVVGIDSIREADGQWRVRSYTGDPARTRDEARLTLDWLREAQQRGAGEIVLNCMDSDGVRKGYDIAQLRQARAVCSVPLIASGGAGTPRHFADVFEQADVDGALAASVFHSGAIGIPELKRFLREQQIEVRDVY, encoded by the coding sequence ATGCTGAGCCGCCGCATCATCCCCTGCCTGGACGTGCGCGATGGCCGGGTGGTCAAGGGCGTGCGTTTCCGCGACCACGTCGACATGGGCGACATCGCCGAGCTGGCGCTGCGCTACCGCGACCAGGGCGCCGACGAACTGGTGTTCTACGACATCTCCGCCAGCCCCGAGGGACGCTCGGTGGACCGCGCCTGGATCGAGCGCGTCGCGCGCCTGATCGACATTCCGTTCTGCGTGGCCGGCGGCATCCGCGACGTGGAAACCGCGCGCGGCATCCTCAACGCCGGCGCCGACAAGATATCGATCAATACCCCGGCGCTGGAGCGGCCGGCGCTGATCGGAGAACTGGCCGGGGCGTTCGGCCAGCAGTGCGTGGTGGTCGGCATCGATTCCATCCGCGAAGCCGATGGGCAGTGGCGCGTGCGCTCGTACACCGGCGACCCGGCGCGGACCCGCGACGAAGCGCGGCTGACCCTGGACTGGCTGCGCGAGGCGCAGCAGCGCGGTGCCGGCGAGATCGTACTCAACTGCATGGACAGCGACGGTGTGCGCAAGGGCTACGACATCGCCCAGCTGCGCCAGGCCCGCGCCGTGTGCAGCGTGCCGTTGATCGCCTCCGGCGGCGCCGGGACACCGCGCCATTTCGCCGACGTGTTCGAGCAGGCCGACGTCGATGGCGCCCTGGCCGCCAGCGTGTTCCACTCCGGCGCCATCGGCATCCCGGAACTCAAGCGCTTCCTGCGCGAACAACAGATCGAGGTGCGCGATGTCTATTGA
- a CDS encoding calcineurin phosphoesterase, whose product MRHYLFAGLLLACAPLTAAASCVEGAVFDDANGNGVRDPGEQPLPGIRVSDGEHIALTGRDGRYRLPDSAQTTVFVIKPAGRRAAARADGLPDIWRPRAGETEGGQCRPFALVPQPDAPASFQALVMADSQTSSALDVDYFERDIVAPLRGRHSARLGMTLGDISNDDPALYPLLVKAVTSLGVPWLHVPGNHDMDLGARSDAASLDSFHRQLGPDTHAWEEPSMVFIGLDDVVAQPGQKPAYVGGLREDQFAFLERYLPTVPKDRLVVLGLHIPLFDHAFRAADRARLFALLEQVPHPLVLSGHTHNQRQVFWSAAQGWKGTRPLHEYNVGAACGAFWSGVKDAQGIPDTTMSDGTPNGYGLLNVQPQGRYSVEYRVARAPEDEQIALHAPKVLRRGAYPAWGVYANVYMGHDGLPVEFRVDGGDWQPMKRVEQPDPRLLAENVADDQADSLRGYDRSPEATPSTHLWRAALPTRLDVGEHLIEVRTTLNGREYRSQTTYRLQDARP is encoded by the coding sequence ATGCGCCATTACCTGTTCGCCGGCCTGTTGCTGGCCTGTGCGCCGCTGACCGCGGCCGCGTCCTGCGTGGAGGGCGCGGTGTTCGACGATGCCAACGGCAATGGCGTGCGCGACCCCGGCGAGCAGCCGCTGCCGGGCATCCGTGTTTCCGACGGCGAGCACATCGCGCTCACCGGCCGCGACGGCCGCTACCGCCTGCCGGACTCGGCGCAGACCACGGTGTTCGTCATCAAGCCCGCGGGCCGTCGCGCCGCGGCGCGCGCCGACGGGCTGCCGGACATCTGGCGCCCGCGCGCGGGCGAGACCGAAGGCGGGCAGTGCCGGCCGTTCGCGCTGGTGCCGCAGCCGGACGCGCCGGCCAGCTTCCAGGCGCTGGTGATGGCCGACAGCCAGACTTCCAGCGCGCTGGACGTGGACTACTTCGAGCGCGACATCGTCGCGCCGCTGCGCGGCCGTCACTCAGCGCGGCTGGGCATGACCCTGGGCGACATCAGCAACGACGATCCGGCGCTGTACCCGTTGCTGGTCAAGGCGGTGACCTCGCTCGGGGTGCCGTGGCTGCACGTGCCGGGCAACCACGACATGGACCTGGGCGCGCGCAGCGATGCCGCGTCGCTGGACAGCTTCCACCGCCAGCTCGGCCCGGATACCCATGCCTGGGAAGAGCCGTCGATGGTGTTCATCGGCCTGGACGACGTGGTCGCCCAACCGGGGCAGAAGCCGGCGTACGTCGGCGGCCTGCGCGAGGACCAGTTCGCTTTCCTCGAGCGCTACCTGCCGACCGTGCCCAAGGACCGGCTGGTGGTGCTGGGGCTGCATATTCCGCTGTTCGACCACGCGTTCCGCGCCGCGGACCGCGCGCGCCTGTTCGCGTTGCTGGAGCAGGTGCCGCACCCGCTGGTGCTCAGCGGCCACACCCACAACCAGCGCCAGGTGTTCTGGAGCGCGGCGCAGGGCTGGAAGGGTACGCGCCCGCTGCACGAGTACAACGTGGGCGCCGCCTGCGGTGCGTTCTGGTCGGGAGTGAAGGACGCGCAGGGCATCCCCGACACCACCATGTCCGATGGCACGCCCAATGGCTACGGTCTGCTCAACGTGCAGCCGCAGGGCCGCTACAGCGTCGAGTACCGGGTCGCGCGCGCGCCCGAGGACGAGCAGATCGCGCTGCATGCGCCCAAGGTGCTGCGCCGCGGCGCGTATCCGGCGTGGGGCGTGTACGCCAACGTCTACATGGGCCATGACGGCCTGCCGGTGGAATTCCGCGTCGATGGCGGCGACTGGCAGCCGATGAAACGCGTCGAGCAGCCCGACCCACGGCTGCTGGCCGAGAACGTGGCCGACGACCAGGCCGACAGCCTGCGCGGTTATGACCGCTCGCCCGAAGCCACGCCGTCCACGCACCTGTGGCGCGCGGCGTTGCCGACCCGGCTGGACGTTGGCGAGCACCTGATCGAGGTGCGCACCACGCTCAACGGCAGGGAGTACCGCAGCCAAACCACCTACCGGCTGCAGGACGCCCGGCCCTGA
- a CDS encoding amino acid permease: protein MLKTLLRVKPVEPAAHVDAGEPVEGSLQGEATLKRTLTARHLILLGMGAVIGAGIFVITGQAAAHHAGPAIMLSFVLAGLACAFAGLCYAEFAAMMPVSGSAYSYSYATLGEGMAWFIGWCLVLEYLFASSSVAVGWSAYLLSFLTSTLHLPFPDALTAAPIAWENGQFVASGKLLNLPAVLIIAVISGLLYVGVTQSTFVNAVIVAIKVAVICLFVGFGAMYVNPENWTPFIPDNTTGVFGQFGWSGVFRAASIVFFAYIGFDAVSTAAGETKDPQRNMPIGLLGSLAVCTIIYIVVCAVMTGLMHYTQLGTDKPVATALEAYANLAWLKTWVEIGAIAGLSSVVLVMMMGQTRIAYTISRDGLLPQVFGRVHPKFRTPHLSTVIVGALAATLAGLVPLNVLGELVAMGTLLAFATVCIGVLILRRTRPEMPRAFRVPAVWLVAPLGALICLGLFAMAFAAHWLVFVLWNVLGVAIYLGYGMRHSKLNRNA, encoded by the coding sequence ATGCTCAAAACACTGTTGAGGGTCAAACCGGTCGAGCCGGCCGCACACGTGGACGCCGGCGAACCGGTCGAAGGCAGCCTGCAGGGCGAAGCCACGCTCAAGCGCACCCTCACAGCCAGGCACCTGATCCTGTTGGGCATGGGCGCGGTGATCGGCGCCGGCATCTTCGTCATCACCGGCCAGGCCGCGGCCCACCACGCCGGCCCCGCGATCATGCTGTCGTTCGTGCTCGCCGGCCTGGCCTGCGCCTTCGCCGGCCTGTGCTACGCCGAGTTCGCGGCGATGATGCCGGTTTCCGGCAGCGCCTATTCGTATTCCTACGCCACCCTGGGCGAAGGCATGGCCTGGTTCATCGGCTGGTGCCTGGTACTGGAGTACCTGTTCGCCTCCTCCTCGGTGGCGGTGGGCTGGTCGGCCTACCTGCTCAGTTTCCTCACCAGCACCCTGCACCTGCCCTTCCCCGACGCGCTGACCGCCGCGCCGATCGCCTGGGAGAACGGCCAGTTCGTCGCTTCCGGCAAACTGCTCAACCTGCCGGCGGTGCTGATCATCGCGGTGATCTCCGGGCTGCTGTACGTCGGCGTCACCCAGTCCACCTTCGTCAACGCGGTGATCGTCGCGATCAAGGTCGCGGTGATCTGCCTGTTCGTCGGCTTCGGCGCGATGTACGTCAACCCGGAGAACTGGACGCCCTTCATCCCGGACAACACCACCGGCGTGTTCGGCCAGTTCGGCTGGAGCGGCGTGTTCCGCGCCGCGTCCATCGTGTTCTTCGCCTACATCGGTTTCGACGCGGTCTCCACCGCCGCCGGCGAAACCAAGGACCCGCAGCGGAACATGCCGATCGGCCTGCTCGGCTCGCTGGCCGTGTGCACCATCATCTACATCGTGGTCTGCGCGGTGATGACCGGCCTCATGCACTACACCCAGCTCGGCACCGACAAGCCGGTGGCCACCGCGCTGGAGGCCTATGCCAACCTGGCGTGGCTCAAGACCTGGGTGGAGATCGGCGCCATCGCCGGCCTGTCCTCGGTGGTGCTGGTGATGATGATGGGCCAGACCCGCATCGCCTACACCATTTCCCGCGACGGCCTGCTGCCGCAGGTGTTCGGCCGGGTGCACCCGAAGTTCCGCACGCCGCACCTGAGCACCGTGATCGTCGGCGCGCTGGCCGCCACCCTGGCCGGACTGGTGCCGCTCAACGTGCTGGGCGAACTGGTCGCCATGGGCACGCTGCTGGCATTCGCCACGGTCTGCATCGGCGTGCTGATCCTGCGCCGCACCCGCCCGGAGATGCCGCGCGCGTTCCGGGTGCCGGCGGTATGGCTGGTCGCGCCGCTGGGCGCGCTGATCTGCCTGGGCCTGTTCGCGATGGCCTTCGCCGCCCATTGGCTGGTGTTCGTGCTGTGGAACGTACTGGGCGTGGCCATCTACCTGGGCTACGGCATGCGCCACAGCAAACTGAACCGGAACGCCTGA
- a CDS encoding acireductone synthase — translation MTTRAILTDIEGTTSSISFVKDVLFPYARAALPGFVSAHGQQPEVRRWLDAVATEIAASACQDEVIVETLQGWIDQDRKHTALKALQGMIWEAGYRNGDYTAHLYPEVAAVLRGWHAAGIPLYVYSSGSVPAQKLFFGYSDAGDLSGLFSGHFDTQTGGKREAGSYARIAAAIGVAAHDILFLSDIVEELDAAREAGLRTVLLDRRDDYPMPRTGDATHGHARVETFEQIVP, via the coding sequence ATGACCACCCGCGCCATCCTCACCGACATCGAAGGCACCACCTCGAGCATCTCCTTCGTCAAGGACGTGCTGTTCCCCTATGCCCGTGCCGCCCTGCCCGGCTTCGTCAGCGCGCACGGGCAGCAACCCGAGGTTCGCCGCTGGCTCGACGCGGTCGCCACCGAGATCGCCGCCAGCGCCTGCCAGGACGAGGTCATCGTCGAGACCCTGCAGGGCTGGATCGACCAGGACCGCAAACACACCGCGCTCAAGGCGCTGCAGGGCATGATCTGGGAGGCCGGCTACCGCAACGGCGACTACACCGCGCACCTGTACCCGGAGGTGGCCGCGGTGCTGCGCGGCTGGCATGCCGCCGGCATCCCGCTGTACGTGTACTCCTCCGGTTCGGTGCCGGCGCAGAAGCTGTTCTTCGGTTACAGCGACGCCGGCGACCTCAGCGGCCTGTTCTCGGGCCACTTCGACACCCAGACCGGTGGCAAGCGCGAGGCCGGCAGCTATGCGCGCATCGCCGCGGCCATCGGCGTGGCGGCGCATGACATCTTGTTCCTGTCGGACATCGTCGAGGAACTGGACGCGGCACGCGAGGCCGGGCTGCGCACGGTGCTGCTGGACCGCCGCGACGACTACCCGATGCCACGCACCGGCGACGCCACGCACGGCCATGCCCGGGTGGAGACGTTCGAACAGATCGTGCCCTGA
- a CDS encoding amino acid permease → MFKQLWATKHPHAAHEEANGLSLRRTLGPWGLTALGIGAVIGGGIFVITGQAAANHAGPAIMLSFVLAAVCCAFCAMAYAEFASMVPVSGSAYTYTYATFGELSAWFIGWMLVLEYGVSASAVAVSWTGYFLSLLSHFDIYLPAALVNAPLDAQLRPTGAIANIPAAVLVLLLTWLCYVGISKSSAMNMAMVILKTGLILLVIVAGWKYVDPANWTPFIPANEGPGKYGFDGVLRGAAMVFFAYIGFEAVSVAAQESHRPQRDLPIGMLLSLVICTVLYIAMAAVMTGLVPYKLLGTAEPVVTAVAAHPQLDWLRIIVEVGALIGLSSVVLVMVIGQPRIFMIMGRDGLLPPVFTKIHPKYRTPHINTVITGIGIALLAALFPLDILGELTSMGTLIAFAAVCAGVLVLRRTQPDLPRPFRIPMAWLICSAGVLSCIALLTAMTLHNWMLMGLWTATGFIVYFAYGMRHSKLRDRRG, encoded by the coding sequence ATGTTCAAGCAACTGTGGGCCACCAAACATCCGCACGCCGCCCATGAAGAGGCCAACGGCCTGAGCCTGCGCCGCACCCTGGGCCCCTGGGGGCTGACCGCGCTGGGCATCGGCGCGGTCATCGGCGGCGGCATCTTCGTCATCACCGGCCAGGCCGCGGCCAACCACGCCGGCCCCGCGATCATGCTGTCGTTCGTGCTGGCGGCGGTGTGCTGCGCGTTCTGCGCGATGGCCTACGCCGAGTTCGCCTCGATGGTGCCGGTGTCCGGCAGCGCCTACACCTACACCTACGCCACCTTCGGCGAACTGTCGGCGTGGTTCATCGGCTGGATGCTGGTACTCGAGTACGGCGTCTCCGCCTCGGCGGTGGCGGTGAGCTGGACCGGTTACTTCCTCAGCCTGCTCAGCCATTTCGACATCTACCTGCCGGCGGCGCTGGTCAATGCGCCGCTGGACGCCCAGCTGCGCCCGACCGGGGCCATCGCCAACATTCCGGCCGCGGTGCTGGTGCTGCTGCTGACCTGGCTGTGCTACGTGGGCATCAGCAAGTCCTCGGCGATGAACATGGCCATGGTGATCCTCAAGACCGGCCTGATCCTGCTGGTCATCGTCGCCGGCTGGAAGTACGTGGACCCGGCCAACTGGACCCCGTTCATCCCCGCCAACGAAGGCCCGGGCAAGTACGGCTTCGACGGCGTGCTGCGCGGCGCGGCGATGGTGTTCTTCGCCTACATCGGCTTCGAGGCGGTCTCGGTGGCCGCGCAGGAATCGCACCGCCCGCAGCGCGACCTGCCGATCGGCATGCTGCTGTCGCTGGTGATCTGCACCGTGCTGTACATCGCCATGGCCGCGGTGATGACCGGGCTGGTCCCGTACAAGCTGCTCGGCACCGCCGAACCGGTGGTGACCGCGGTGGCCGCGCATCCGCAGCTGGACTGGCTGCGCATCATCGTCGAGGTCGGGGCCCTGATCGGCCTGTCCTCGGTGGTGCTGGTGATGGTGATCGGCCAGCCGCGCATCTTCATGATCATGGGCCGCGACGGCCTGCTGCCGCCGGTGTTCACCAAGATCCACCCCAAGTACCGCACTCCGCACATCAACACGGTGATCACCGGCATCGGCATCGCCCTGCTCGCCGCGCTGTTCCCGCTGGACATCCTCGGCGAACTGACCTCGATGGGCACCCTGATCGCCTTCGCCGCGGTCTGCGCCGGCGTGCTGGTCCTGCGCCGCACCCAGCCGGACCTGCCGCGCCCGTTCCGCATCCCGATGGCCTGGCTGATCTGCAGCGCCGGCGTGCTCAGCTGCATCGCCCTGCTGACCGCGATGACCCTGCACAACTGGATGCTGATGGGGCTGTGGACCGCCACCGGCTTCATCGTCTACTTCGCCTACGGCATGCGCCACAGCAAGCTGCGCGACCGCCGCGGCTGA
- a CDS encoding methylthioribulose-1-phosphate dehydratase translates to MNAPTVPYDAQRLSELAQLLIDNIRELARAGWTPATSSNFSHRLDDRHAAITVSGKDKGRLVEADIMVVDFDGKAVGRPLRPSAETLLHTQLYARFPEVNCVLHTHSPVQTIASRLYGGDGHVRLEGYELLKALHGNSTHETAVDLKVFANTQDMDVLAAQVEAELDKGPMWGYLIDGHGLYAWGRDMAEARRHLEAFEFLLHCELELRRLRAGG, encoded by the coding sequence ATGAACGCCCCCACTGTCCCCTACGACGCCCAGCGGCTGAGCGAACTGGCGCAGCTGCTGATCGACAACATCCGCGAACTGGCCCGGGCCGGCTGGACACCCGCCACCAGCAGCAACTTCTCGCACCGGCTGGACGACCGCCATGCAGCCATCACCGTGTCCGGCAAGGACAAGGGACGGCTGGTCGAAGCCGACATCATGGTCGTGGACTTCGACGGCAAGGCCGTGGGCAGGCCGCTGCGCCCGTCGGCCGAAACCCTGCTGCATACCCAGCTCTACGCGCGCTTCCCGGAAGTGAACTGCGTGCTGCACACGCATTCGCCGGTGCAGACCATCGCCTCGCGCCTGTACGGCGGCGACGGCCACGTGCGCCTGGAAGGCTACGAGCTGCTCAAGGCGCTGCACGGCAATTCCACCCACGAGACCGCGGTGGACCTGAAGGTGTTCGCCAACACCCAGGACATGGACGTGCTCGCCGCGCAGGTGGAGGCCGAACTCGACAAGGGCCCGATGTGGGGCTACCTGATCGACGGCCACGGCCTGTATGCCTGGGGCCGCGACATGGCCGAAGCGCGCCGCCACCTGGAAGCGTTCGAGTTCCTGCTCCACTGCGAACTGGAACTGCGCCGGCTGCGCGCCGGCGGCTGA
- a CDS encoding bifunctional phosphoribosyl-AMP cyclohydrolase/phosphoribosyl-ATP diphosphatase (catalyzes the formation of 1-(5-phosphoribosyl)-AMP from 1-(5-phosphoribosyl)-ATP and the subsequent formation of 1-(5-phosphoribosyl)-5-((5-phosphoribosylamino)methylideneamino)imidazole-4-carboxamide from 1-(5-phosphoribosyl)-AMP in histidine biosynthesis), protein MSIEKPFDPAALDWDKVGGLLPVIVQDAATLRVLMLGYMDRAALDRTLRDGKVTFFSRSRQRLWTKGETSGHHLELVTIRADCDGDTLLVTAHPHGPTCHTGSSSCFGDAPGQFLGALDALVRQREHDRPLNSYTTKLFEKGTRHIAQKVGEEGVETALAGVVQHDDELLGESADLLFHLIVLLRARGLSLDDAVAVLAQRHAKAAEKAAR, encoded by the coding sequence ATGTCTATTGAAAAGCCGTTCGACCCGGCCGCGCTGGACTGGGACAAGGTCGGCGGGCTGCTGCCGGTCATCGTGCAGGACGCGGCCACACTGCGCGTACTGATGCTCGGCTACATGGACCGCGCCGCGCTGGACCGGACCCTGCGCGACGGCAAGGTCACCTTTTTCAGCCGCAGCAGGCAGCGCCTGTGGACCAAGGGCGAGACCTCGGGCCACCACCTGGAACTGGTGACCATCCGTGCCGACTGCGACGGCGATACCCTGCTGGTCACGGCGCACCCGCACGGGCCCACCTGCCACACCGGCAGCAGCAGTTGCTTCGGCGATGCGCCGGGGCAGTTCCTGGGCGCGCTGGACGCGCTGGTGCGGCAGCGCGAGCACGACCGTCCGCTCAACAGCTATACCACCAAGCTGTTCGAGAAGGGCACCCGCCACATCGCGCAGAAGGTGGGCGAGGAAGGCGTGGAGACGGCGCTGGCCGGGGTGGTCCAGCACGACGACGAGCTGTTGGGCGAGTCGGCCGACCTGCTGTTCCACCTGATCGTACTGCTGCGCGCGCGCGGGCTGTCGCTGGACGATGCGGTGGCGGTGCTGGCGCAGCGCCACGCCAAGGCGGCGGAGAAGGCGGCGCGCTGA
- a CDS encoding acireductone dioxygenase: MSRLRIFNDTDPATVLLDSRDGGVIRAELEKIGVTFERWQAKHPVAPGASQEEVFAAYREDIDRLVATHGFKSVDVASIAPDNPDREQIRLKFLDEHYHKEDEVRFFVAGSGLFTLHVGDKVYEVECVKDDLISVPDGTTHWFDMGPAPSFVAIRFFTAPDGWVGHFTGTDIARQFPRYQPDAG, encoded by the coding sequence ATGAGCCGACTGCGCATCTTCAACGACACCGATCCCGCCACCGTGCTGCTGGACAGCCGCGACGGCGGGGTCATCCGCGCCGAACTGGAGAAGATCGGCGTCACCTTCGAGCGCTGGCAGGCGAAACACCCGGTCGCGCCGGGCGCCAGCCAGGAAGAAGTGTTCGCCGCCTACCGCGAGGACATCGACCGCCTGGTCGCCACCCACGGCTTCAAGAGCGTGGACGTGGCCTCGATCGCGCCGGACAACCCGGACCGCGAGCAGATCCGGCTCAAGTTCCTCGACGAGCACTACCACAAGGAGGACGAAGTGCGTTTCTTCGTCGCCGGCTCGGGCCTGTTCACCCTGCACGTGGGCGACAAGGTCTACGAAGTGGAATGCGTCAAGGACGACCTGATCTCGGTGCCCGACGGCACCACCCACTGGTTCGACATGGGGCCCGCGCCGAGCTTCGTCGCGATCCGCTTCTTCACCGCGCCCGATGGCTGGGTCGGCCACTTCACCGGCACCGACATCGCCCGGCAGTTCCCGCGCTACCAGCCCGACGCGGGGTGA